AAATACCGTAACAGAGCGTTTTTTAAGATACGTTCAGATTGACACCCAGTCGAACCCTGCTTCCGAGACTCAGCCTTCTACCGAAAAACAGAAACATTTAAGCCAATTATTGGTGAAAGAATTGCAAGAAATGGGCATTACCGATGCCCAACTCGACGAATATGGCTATGTATATGCCACGATTCCTGCCAATACTACCAAAAATGTACCAGTATTGTGTTTTTGTGCGCACGTTGATACCTCGCCAGATTGTTCGGGACAAGGCGTAAAACCCATTATTCATACCAATTATCAAGGACAAGATTTGATGCTACCCGACGACACCACTCAGGTGATTCGCTTAAAAGAACATGTTGACTTGGCTGAGCAAATCGGTAATGATATTATAACTGCTAGTGGCACTACTTTGTTGGGTGCCGATAACAAAGCGGGGGTTGCCGAAATTATGGATGCAGCCTATTATTTAATGACGCATCCGAATATACAACGTGGTAAAGTACGAATATTGTTCACGCCCGATGAAGAAATTGGTAGAGGTACTGCCAAGGTCGACCTTGCCAAACTAGGGGCTGATTATGGTTATACCATTGATGGTGAAACACTTGGCTCGCTGGAAGATGAGACTTTTTCGGCCGATGGCGTTATCATAAAAATTACAGGGGTTAGTCAACATCCGGGATTTGCCAAGGGCAAAATGGAAAGTGCTTTGAAAATTGCAGCTCAAATTGTGGCCAATTTGCCCCAAGAAAAACTTTCGCCCGAAACCACCGAAGGGAAAGAAGGCTTTATTCATCCTGTAGGAATATCGGGGGCGGTAGAACAAGCCGAAGTGTCGTTTATTATTCGTGATTTTACTGATAGTGCTTTGCAGGCTCATGAAGCTATTTTGAAAAATATTATGGACGAGGTACTGCTGTCGTATCCCAACTCGAAGGCTACTTTTGAAGTACACGAGCAATACCGCAATATGAAAGTAATACTCGACCAATACCCCTCTGTTATTCAAAATGCCATTGAGGGTATCGAAAGAAGTGGTATCAAGGCCAAACAAATGAGTATTCGTGGAGGTACAGATGGTTCTCGCTTGTCGTTTATGGGTTTGCCTTGCCCTAATATTTTTGCAGGCGAACATGCTTTTCATGGCAAACATGAATGGGTTTCGGTACAAGACATGGAAAAGGCCGTAGAAACGATTGTTAATATTTGTCGTGTTTGGGAAGAAAAAGCCTAATGAAAAACTTGTTAGCCTTTTTTATGTATTACTCCCGTCAGATTTTGGTATTTTTGGGAAATGAAATTTTAGCCTGCTAGCTCTGTAGCTCAGATAGCAGCGGTGATGAGAATCTATAAGTGACTGATTTTATGATAATACGTATATCAATCGGTCATGTAAAAGTGTTGATTGTCAGAAAGTTTTATTCAACACGCATTATTAATTACCTTTCTTTATGAAAAAACTGTTTCTTCTCGACGCAATGGCGTTGATATATCGAGCCCATTTTGCGTTCCAGAAAACGCCTAGAATCACCTCTAAGGGCTTGAATACAAGTGCTGTGTTTGGTTTTACTAATACTTTGCTTGAGATTTTGGCAAAAGAAAAACCAACACACATCGGGGTAGCTTTTGATACGCCTAAGCCAACTTTTCGACATATTCAGTTTGAGGCATATAAGGCTCAGCGACAAGAACAACCCGAAGATATTACTGTGGCTATTCCGTATGTAAAACGCCTTTTAGATGCCATGAATATTCCAAAGCTTATCATGGATGGCTACGAGGCCGACGATGTTATTGGTACTATTGCCAAAAGGGCTGTGCGTGAACACGACGATATAGAGGTGTATATGATGACTCCCGATAAAGATTATGGCCAGTTGGTAGAGGAACGTATCAAAATGTATAAACCTGCCTTTATGGGAAAAGGGGTAGAGGTATTGGGGCCTGCCGAAATTTGTGAACGATGGGGTATCAAAAGTGTTGATCAAGTAATTGATATTCTTGGCCTTATGGGTGATGCTGTCGATAATATCCCTGGTATTCCTGGCATTGGAGAAAAAACCGCTCAGAAACTTATTGAGGAGTATGGCTCGGTCGAAAACTTGATTGCCAATGTTGATAAACTAAAAGGTAAACAAAAGGAAAATGTAATCAACTTTGCTCAGCAAGGGCTTTTGTCTAAAGAGTTGGCTACAATATTGTGTGAAGTACCAATTGATTTCATCGAAGACGATCTGCGTATGTCGGAAGTGAATAAAGATGCTCTTTCGGCATTATTGGACGAACTGGAGTTTAGAACGCTTCGCAAAAGAATGTTAGGTGAAGACACCGAGGCTGTTACGCCAAAAGAAGAAACTTCGCCCAAAGCCGCCAAAGCTCAGGCCAGTGGTCAGATGGACTTGTTTGGTAGCTTGGTACAAGAAAAAACCTTGCCTTTGAGCAGTCCAAGCGTTGAGCTTGCAACCAAAGGCAATATTCATAATACCGTTCATGAATATCACTTAATTAATACGCCCGAACTCAGACAAAACTTAGTGCATTTTCTGAGTATTCAAGATAGCCTTTGTTTTGATACCGAAACCACCAATATCGATGCCGTAGAAGCTGAATTGGTAGGTTTGGCTTTTGCCTATCGTGCTGGCGAAGCATTTTATGTGCCTATTCCCGAAAATAGAGAAGATGCTCAGGCGATTTTGAATGAATTTAAGCCTGTATTTGAAAATGAAAGTATCGAAAAAATAGCTCAAAATATTAAATATGACTTGATGGTTTTGCAGCAATACGGTGTTTCGGTAAAAGGAAAACTCTACGATACTATGCTGGCACATTACCTTATCGAGCCAGACAAACGCCATAATATGGATATTTTGGCAGAAGATTTTTTGAATTATACGCCAGTATCTATTGAAGAACTCATCGGAAAAAAAGGAGCAAAGCAAGGCAATATGCGTGATGTTGACTTTGAAAAAATCAAAGAATATGCTGCCGAAGATGCTGATATTACTCTTCAGTTAAAACAAAAGCTACATCCTATTTTAGCTGAAAGTACAAGTGCCATCAAATTGTTTGAGGAGGTAGAAATGCCCCTTACACAGGTGCTTACCGATATCGAGCTAGAGGGTATTCGTATTGATACCGAGTTTTTGGCAGATATGTCCAAAACCCTTGAAAGCGATATGCGTGTAGTACAAGACCGTGTATTTGAACTGGCTGGAGTTGATTTTAATATTGGTTCGCCCAAACAATTAGGGGAGGTGCTTTTTGAAAAGCTTAAACTAGACCCTAAGGCCAAAAAAACCAAAACAGGGCAATATATGACGGGCGAAGAAATTTTGTCGAAACTCGAAGGTGAACATGAAATTGCTCGTAAGATTTTGGATTTCAGAGAATTACAAAAGCTAAAGTCCACTTATGTTGATGCCCTCCCTTTGCTGATTTCGCCACGAACAGGACGTATTCATACTTCTTTTAATCAGGCCGTGGCTGTAACAGGGCGTTTGTCGAGTACCAATCCCAACTTACAGAATATTCCGATAAGAACCCCTCGTGGGCGTGAAATCAGAAAGGCGTTTATTCCTCGTAATGAAGAGTTTCAGATATTGTCGGCCGATTATTCGCAAATAGAATTGCGTATTATGGCGGCTTTTGCTCAGGACGAATCTATGATAGAGGCTTTTAATCAGGGACGTGACATTCACGCTACTACTGCTGCCAAAGTGTTTAATGTAAGCCTCGACGAAGTAACGCCAGATATGCGTAGAAAAGCCAAAACGGTTAACTTTGGTATTATTTATGGTGTTTCGGCATTTGGATTGTCACAACAAATAGATATTTCTCGTACCGAAGCCAAAGAAATTATAGATAGCTATTGGCGTGAGTTTCCATCTATCAAAAAATACATGGATTCGGCGGTGATCAAAGCTCGTGATATGGGCTATGTCGAAACGGTCTTAGGCAGAAGGCGTTACCTCCGAGATATTAACGCTCAGAATATGGTAGAACGCGGTTTTGCCGAACGGAACGCTATCAATGCTCCTATTCAAGGCTCGGCAGCCGACATGATAAAAGTGGCTATGATAAAGGTGAATAATTTTATCAAAAAAGAAAAACTCAAGTCACGCATGATTTTGACAGTACATGATGAATTGGTTTTTGATGCACATATTTCGGAAATAGACTTGCTCAAAGAAAATGTCAATAACCTTATGATTCATGCTATTGAGTTTCCTGTAAAAATGGAAACTGGTATTGGGCTTGGTGCCAATTGGTTAGAGGCTCACTAATCCGACAATGTCGTAACCTTACAAGTCTTAATTAGGACTTGTAGGATTCAAAAATCAGTATTAACGTACATTAGCAAGCACGAAGATTTGGAAATAACAATGAGTCGATTTTCGAGCTTGTTTAATCATTGATATTTATGTTGAAAAAAGAGGTTGCAGTAGTGATTCCAATGTACAAAGCGGTGCTAAGCAATGGCGAAAGGAGGTCGCTTGAACGCTGTGTCTCAGTATTGAAAAACCACCCTATGATAATCGCAAAACCTGAGCATTTGGATTTGTCGGCTTTGTTGGTACAATATGACAATTTGAGTGTTGAAAATTTCCCGTCTATGTATTTTGCTGATATTCAGGCGTATAACCGACTGATGATGTCGTCAGAATTTTATCAGCGATTTGTAGATTTTGAATATATTTTAATTTATCAGTTAGATGCCTACATTTTTAGCGATCAATTAACAGAATGGTGTCAAAAAGGGTATGATTATATTGGTGCACCCTGGTTGAGAGATTGGGAGTTTACGTCGCCATTAGACGAAATACGGTTTAATATAAAAAAGAAAATAGCGACAGTTTTGGGACTCACCAAAGAAGACGGTATTACGCCCAAAGAGATTATCTTACAAAATAGCGTAGGCAATGGAGGCTTTTCGCTCAGAAAAGTGAGTGCCTTTTTGAAGGTAACCAACCAGTTTAGGGTCAAAATAGATTATTATTTAGCTCAGAATGGGCATCAATTCAACGAAGATGTATTTTTTGGTATAGAAGTAAACCGCTTTGTTAAGCATATCAAAACTCCCGATTATCGTGAAGCCCTTGCTTTTTCGGTTGAATTTTTTCCGCAACGGTCTATTCAAAAATTGGGGAAATTACCCTTCGGGTGTCATGCTTGGGACGTACACGAGCCTGCATTTTGGGAAGAGAAGTTTAATGAAGCAGAGAAAAAATCGCCTAGTTGTTTGTAATAAGTAAAAAAAGTTATTGAGAACATATCCTCTTGGAGGTAAATACCCTTATAGAAGATGTTTTTTATCTGAATTGTTATTCTATTAGCACGTATAAATAAGCTTTCGGTTTATACTCCTAGACGATATTCGTTAAACATGAGTCTTCCCAATATTTTGGGATAATTTACAATAGAGACCTCTTGTTTGTATTTATTGGAAAAAAGTACACAATTGTAAGGCATTTATTGACTATTAATCAAACAAGGCGGTCGAAAAACTAATTTCGACCGCCTTGTTTTTGCTAAAAAATCGGGATGACTAATGTTTGTACTGGTATTAAAGACCGTATTTGTCTAGCAAGTAAATCAACGATGCCATCGAAGCAGCCCCCATTTCTAATTCACGTTGGTTAACGGTTTCAAATTTATCATTAGAGGCATGATGGTATTCAAAGTAACGCTGAGGGTCGGGCTTGAAACCAATCAAAACAGTACCTTGTGGAGCAAGAGGGCCAATATCGACACCGCCTCCGCCTTTTTCAATTTCATGTAAGCCATAAGGAGCTAACAGATTTTTGTATCCTTGGATTTTGGCCAAAACGGCTGGTGAACCACCCTGAATACCAAACCCACGAGGGGTAAAACCTCCGTTGTCCGACTCTAAAGCAAAAATATGTTTTTCATTATTTTGTTTGGCCAACTCTGCATATTTGATACCTCCTCGGTTGCCATTCTCTTCGTTCATAAACAATACTACACGGATAGTTCTTTTAGGCTTAATACCTAGTTCTTTAAACAACCGCAAAACCTCCATGGATTGTACAATACCTGTACCGTCGTCGTGTGCACCTTGAGCTACATCCCACGAATCGAGGTGGCCACCCACTACGATAATTTCATCAGGTTTTTCAGAGCCTTTTAATTCAGCTACCACGTTGTGAGAAGGGGCATCGTCGAGGGTCTCACAGTTTTGTTTGAAAAAGAATTTAGTAGTAGGGTTTTCTTGTAAGGTTTTGCTCAATAATTCTGCGGCATTAGTACTGATAGCTCCAGCAGGAATCAAAGGTACACCTGTGGCATATTGCATAGACCCCGTGTGTGGGTAATCGTTGAGGGTATTGCTCAATGAACGGATAATACAACCAACAGCACCTACTTTACTGGCTTCGTTAGCGCCGCTTCGGCGTTGGTCGCCAGCTTGGCCATAAGCTTCAAAAGTACTGATTTTGGTAGGGTCCATTGGGCGGTTGA
The DNA window shown above is from Flectobacillus major DSM 103 and carries:
- the polA gene encoding DNA polymerase I, giving the protein MKKLFLLDAMALIYRAHFAFQKTPRITSKGLNTSAVFGFTNTLLEILAKEKPTHIGVAFDTPKPTFRHIQFEAYKAQRQEQPEDITVAIPYVKRLLDAMNIPKLIMDGYEADDVIGTIAKRAVREHDDIEVYMMTPDKDYGQLVEERIKMYKPAFMGKGVEVLGPAEICERWGIKSVDQVIDILGLMGDAVDNIPGIPGIGEKTAQKLIEEYGSVENLIANVDKLKGKQKENVINFAQQGLLSKELATILCEVPIDFIEDDLRMSEVNKDALSALLDELEFRTLRKRMLGEDTEAVTPKEETSPKAAKAQASGQMDLFGSLVQEKTLPLSSPSVELATKGNIHNTVHEYHLINTPELRQNLVHFLSIQDSLCFDTETTNIDAVEAELVGLAFAYRAGEAFYVPIPENREDAQAILNEFKPVFENESIEKIAQNIKYDLMVLQQYGVSVKGKLYDTMLAHYLIEPDKRHNMDILAEDFLNYTPVSIEELIGKKGAKQGNMRDVDFEKIKEYAAEDADITLQLKQKLHPILAESTSAIKLFEEVEMPLTQVLTDIELEGIRIDTEFLADMSKTLESDMRVVQDRVFELAGVDFNIGSPKQLGEVLFEKLKLDPKAKKTKTGQYMTGEEILSKLEGEHEIARKILDFRELQKLKSTYVDALPLLISPRTGRIHTSFNQAVAVTGRLSSTNPNLQNIPIRTPRGREIRKAFIPRNEEFQILSADYSQIELRIMAAFAQDESMIEAFNQGRDIHATTAAKVFNVSLDEVTPDMRRKAKTVNFGIIYGVSAFGLSQQIDISRTEAKEIIDSYWREFPSIKKYMDSAVIKARDMGYVETVLGRRRYLRDINAQNMVERGFAERNAINAPIQGSAADMIKVAMIKVNNFIKKEKLKSRMILTVHDELVFDAHISEIDLLKENVNNLMIHAIEFPVKMETGIGLGANWLEAH
- a CDS encoding M20/M25/M40 family metallo-hydrolase, whose protein sequence is MKKQYSFITTLLLTASLAQTQAQNADSVTIKKFFDATLSHGKSYPWLRDLTTNIGGRLAGSANAAKAVQWGKSVLEQEGADKVFLQDVMVPHWERGAKEEAYILNGKQKINVPLLALGGSIATPKKGILAEVIEVKNFQELRALGKEKCEGKIIFFNRPMDPTKISTFEAYGQAGDQRRSGANEASKVGAVGCIIRSLSNTLNDYPHTGSMQYATGVPLIPAGAISTNAAELLSKTLQENPTTKFFFKQNCETLDDAPSHNVVAELKGSEKPDEIIVVGGHLDSWDVAQGAHDDGTGIVQSMEVLRLFKELGIKPKRTIRVVLFMNEENGNRGGIKYAELAKQNNEKHIFALESDNGGFTPRGFGIQGGSPAVLAKIQGYKNLLAPYGLHEIEKGGGGVDIGPLAPQGTVLIGFKPDPQRYFEYHHASNDKFETVNQRELEMGAASMASLIYLLDKYGL
- the pepT gene encoding peptidase T, with product MLINYQNTVTERFLRYVQIDTQSNPASETQPSTEKQKHLSQLLVKELQEMGITDAQLDEYGYVYATIPANTTKNVPVLCFCAHVDTSPDCSGQGVKPIIHTNYQGQDLMLPDDTTQVIRLKEHVDLAEQIGNDIITASGTTLLGADNKAGVAEIMDAAYYLMTHPNIQRGKVRILFTPDEEIGRGTAKVDLAKLGADYGYTIDGETLGSLEDETFSADGVIIKITGVSQHPGFAKGKMESALKIAAQIVANLPQEKLSPETTEGKEGFIHPVGISGAVEQAEVSFIIRDFTDSALQAHEAILKNIMDEVLLSYPNSKATFEVHEQYRNMKVILDQYPSVIQNAIEGIERSGIKAKQMSIRGGTDGSRLSFMGLPCPNIFAGEHAFHGKHEWVSVQDMEKAVETIVNICRVWEEKA
- a CDS encoding DUF5672 family protein, with the translated sequence MLKKEVAVVIPMYKAVLSNGERRSLERCVSVLKNHPMIIAKPEHLDLSALLVQYDNLSVENFPSMYFADIQAYNRLMMSSEFYQRFVDFEYILIYQLDAYIFSDQLTEWCQKGYDYIGAPWLRDWEFTSPLDEIRFNIKKKIATVLGLTKEDGITPKEIILQNSVGNGGFSLRKVSAFLKVTNQFRVKIDYYLAQNGHQFNEDVFFGIEVNRFVKHIKTPDYREALAFSVEFFPQRSIQKLGKLPFGCHAWDVHEPAFWEEKFNEAEKKSPSCL